A genomic segment from Sphingobacteriaceae bacterium encodes:
- a CDS encoding cobalamin-dependent protein (Presence of a B(12) (cobalamin)-binding domain implies dependence on cobalamin itself, in one of its several forms, or in some unusual lineages, dependence on a cobalamin-like analog.) has product MGKKKQKILGAAVGDCVHVAGVVQFLRLAQDEGFDTEFLGPAVTPAELVDAVLEYDPDIVAVGYRLTPEAGRRVLEEILERLDRAGLQDKRLIFGGTEPVCRVAEELGRFEQVFSPAAGAEEVIAYLRGHSVQEGARDYPATLAERIAWKYPYPVIRHHFGLPDYEATVAGVAVIAESGALDVISLGVDQNTQEHFFRPDEMDPQQHGAGGVPVRSREEFRRLYEASRRGNFPLMRSYSGTRDILQMAEVLHQEINNAWCAIPLTWYSVLDGRSKRPLLDTVREAQEVLAWHGQRGIPVEMNESHHWSLRDAPDTVAVAMAFLAAYNAKAMGVRHYIQQMMFNNPPGTSPVMDLAKMLAKLDLVEELEDSGFTVWRETRGGLSSYPADLDMAKGHLASSVMLQMALKPQIVHVVGYTEAHHAAEAHEVVASCRIARRVIENCLQGLPDMTLDPRVQDRRRELVAETRLLLDAIADLAPPGTEDPWADPVTIERAVTTGLIDAPHLRNNPAARGTVVTRMVNGACVAVDPTTGLALTEEERISRLRQQATA; this is encoded by the coding sequence ATGGGCAAGAAGAAGCAGAAAATTCTCGGTGCAGCGGTAGGTGACTGTGTTCATGTGGCCGGCGTGGTTCAGTTCTTGCGCCTGGCCCAAGATGAAGGTTTCGACACCGAGTTTCTCGGCCCGGCCGTGACGCCTGCCGAGTTGGTGGATGCCGTTTTGGAATACGACCCCGACATCGTGGCCGTCGGCTACCGGCTGACCCCCGAGGCCGGCCGGCGGGTACTGGAAGAGATTTTGGAGCGGCTGGACCGGGCAGGCCTCCAGGACAAGCGGCTCATTTTCGGCGGCACCGAGCCCGTCTGCCGGGTGGCGGAGGAGTTGGGCCGCTTTGAGCAGGTGTTTTCCCCGGCGGCGGGCGCCGAGGAAGTCATCGCCTATCTGCGGGGCCACAGCGTCCAGGAAGGCGCCCGGGACTATCCCGCAACCCTGGCGGAGCGCATCGCCTGGAAGTACCCGTATCCGGTCATCCGCCATCATTTCGGCCTGCCCGACTACGAGGCCACCGTGGCAGGGGTGGCCGTCATCGCCGAGTCGGGCGCCTTGGACGTCATTTCCCTGGGCGTGGACCAAAACACCCAGGAGCATTTCTTCCGGCCCGACGAGATGGACCCCCAGCAGCACGGGGCCGGCGGCGTGCCGGTCCGGTCCCGGGAGGAGTTCCGCCGCCTGTACGAGGCGTCCCGGCGGGGCAACTTCCCCTTGATGCGCAGCTACAGCGGCACCCGGGACATCCTGCAGATGGCGGAGGTGCTGCACCAGGAGATCAACAATGCCTGGTGCGCCATTCCCTTGACCTGGTACAGCGTCCTGGACGGCCGCAGCAAGCGGCCCCTTCTGGACACCGTCCGGGAGGCCCAGGAAGTGCTGGCCTGGCACGGGCAGCGGGGCATCCCCGTGGAAATGAACGAATCCCACCATTGGAGCCTGCGGGATGCCCCCGACACGGTGGCGGTAGCCATGGCCTTCCTGGCGGCCTACAACGCCAAGGCCATGGGGGTGCGCCACTACATCCAGCAGATGATGTTCAACAACCCGCCCGGCACCTCGCCGGTGATGGACCTGGCCAAGATGCTGGCCAAGCTGGATCTGGTGGAAGAGCTGGAAGACTCGGGCTTCACCGTCTGGCGGGAAACCCGGGGCGGCCTGTCCTCCTACCCGGCGGACCTGGACATGGCCAAGGGCCACCTGGCCTCGTCGGTCATGCTGCAGATGGCCCTGAAGCCCCAGATCGTCCACGTGGTGGGCTACACCGAGGCCCATCACGCGGCGGAGGCCCACGAGGTGGTCGCCTCCTGCCGCATCGCCCGCCGGGTCATCGAAAACTGCCTGCAGGGGCTGCCCGACATGACCTTGGATCCCCGGGTGCAGGATCGGCGCCGGGAGCTGGTGGCCGAAACCCGGCTCCTCCTGGACGCCATCGCCGACCTGGCGCCCCCGGGCACGGAAGACCCGTGGGCCGATCCCGTCACCATCGAGCGGGCCGTCACCACGGGGCTCATCGATGCCCCCCACCTGCGCAACAACCCGGCGGCCCGGGGCACCGTGGTGACCCGCATGGTCAACGGCGCCTGCGTGGCCGTGGATCCCACCACCGGCCTGGCTTTGACGGAGGAGGAGCGCATCTCCCGCCTCCGCCAGCAGGCCACTGCATGA
- a CDS encoding DUF5665 domain-containing protein has product MSMAPASTGKGGQDGGAGAAVPVLDSLARRLEDLVWHLERMHLAEYVALFQNPRRLLWLNFLSGVARGLGIAVGFAVLSAVLLIILQRLMMLNLPVIGDFIAQVVRVVQARMALYPP; this is encoded by the coding sequence ATGTCCATGGCACCTGCATCCACCGGAAAGGGCGGTCAGGATGGCGGTGCCGGCGCGGCCGTCCCCGTACTGGACTCCTTGGCGCGGCGCCTGGAGGATCTGGTGTGGCACCTGGAGAGGATGCACCTGGCCGAATACGTGGCCTTGTTCCAAAATCCCCGGCGCCTGCTGTGGCTCAACTTCCTCAGCGGCGTGGCCAGGGGCTTGGGCATCGCCGTCGGTTTTGCCGTCCTCAGCGCGGTGCTGCTGATCATCCTCCAGCGCCTCATGATGCTGAACCTGCCCGTCATCGGCGACTTCATCGCCCAGGTGGTGCGGGTGGTCCAGGCCCGGATGGCCCTCTACCCCCCGTAA
- a CDS encoding TraR/DksA C4-type zinc finger protein: MPKQPSHLTAAEQEGFARRLLALQRQLQGQLQQLRAAHRETSLGEGLQELSTYDNHPADIGTELFQRSRELGALDLLAGRLDQVEEALARVRAGLYGTCSNCGRPIGRERLAAVPETVLCIDCARERAARGPGGAARAGEATRRSASWPALYGAYDDERVAFDQEDAWQAVARYGTSSEEPEGGLEEPGLT, translated from the coding sequence ATGCCCAAGCAGCCGTCCCACCTGACAGCCGCCGAGCAGGAGGGCTTCGCCCGGCGGCTGTTGGCCCTGCAGCGCCAATTGCAGGGCCAGCTGCAGCAATTGCGGGCGGCCCACCGGGAAACCAGCCTGGGGGAAGGCCTGCAGGAACTCAGCACCTACGACAACCACCCCGCCGACATCGGCACCGAACTGTTTCAGCGGAGCCGGGAATTGGGGGCCCTGGACCTGCTGGCCGGCCGCCTGGACCAGGTGGAAGAAGCCCTGGCCCGGGTGCGGGCGGGCCTCTACGGCACCTGCAGCAACTGCGGCCGGCCCATCGGCCGGGAGCGGCTGGCTGCCGTGCCGGAAACGGTCTTGTGCATTGATTGCGCCCGGGAAAGGGCGGCCCGGGGTCCCGGGGGCGCCGCCCGGGCGGGGGAGGCCACCCGCCGGTCTGCATCCTGGCCCGCCCTGTACGGCGCCTATGACGACGAAAGGGTCGCCTTCGACCAGGAGGACGCCTGGCAGGCGGTAGCCCGCTACGGCACCTCCAGCGAGGAGCCGGAGGGCGGGTTGGAGGAGCCGGGGTTGACGTAA
- a CDS encoding RluA family pseudouridine synthase, producing MSERLHYVVDEEWAGERLDRFLALQLDSGLTRTRAQALIKAGMVTVDGKTVRPSATVAPGQIIDVRLPRPEENDLPQPEDIPLDVVYEDDDVLVINKPRGMVVHPAAGHTSGTLVNALLAYTDSLSQVAGPMRPGIVHRLDRDTTGLIIVAKNDQAHYHLANQLRTRDMERRYLALVHRVPPTREGIIDVPVGRHPTRRQQMAAVPTGGRSALTLFRVLEVYRDVPGYGDLALLDVKLQSGRTHQIRVHLSHIEHPIAGDPVYGRRRTVQGLGGQALHAYRLRFRHPRTGEPILLFAPLPPDFDNFLTRLRGEPLRLEEIPEFSDVELPPGPGPA from the coding sequence ATGAGCGAACGCCTGCACTACGTGGTGGACGAGGAATGGGCCGGCGAGCGGCTGGACCGCTTTCTGGCCCTGCAGTTGGATTCCGGCTTGACCCGCACCCGGGCCCAGGCCCTCATCAAGGCGGGCATGGTGACGGTGGACGGCAAAACCGTGCGGCCATCGGCCACCGTCGCCCCCGGCCAGATCATCGATGTGCGGCTCCCCCGGCCTGAAGAAAACGACCTGCCCCAGCCTGAGGACATCCCCCTGGACGTGGTCTACGAAGACGACGACGTGCTGGTCATCAACAAGCCCCGGGGCATGGTGGTGCACCCCGCCGCAGGCCACACCAGCGGCACTTTGGTCAATGCCCTCCTGGCCTACACCGACAGCCTGTCCCAGGTGGCGGGGCCCATGCGGCCCGGCATCGTCCACCGGCTGGACCGGGACACCACCGGCCTCATCATCGTGGCCAAGAACGACCAAGCCCATTACCACCTGGCCAACCAGCTGCGCACCCGGGACATGGAACGGCGCTATCTGGCATTGGTCCACCGGGTGCCGCCCACCCGGGAGGGGATCATCGACGTGCCCGTCGGCCGCCATCCCACCCGGCGGCAGCAGATGGCGGCGGTGCCCACGGGGGGCCGTTCGGCCTTGACCCTGTTCCGGGTGCTGGAAGTGTACCGGGACGTGCCGGGCTACGGGGACTTGGCCTTGCTGGACGTGAAGCTCCAGTCGGGGCGCACCCACCAGATCCGGGTGCATCTATCCCACATCGAGCACCCCATCGCCGGCGATCCCGTCTACGGCCGGCGGCGCACGGTGCAGGGGCTGGGCGGCCAGGCCCTCCATGCCTACCGGCTGCGCTTCCGCCATCCCCGCACCGGGGAGCCCATTTTGCTGTTCGCCCCCCTGCCCCCCGATTTCGACAACTTCCTCACCCGCCTCAGGGGTGAGCCCCTGCGCCTGGAGGAAATCCCCGAGTTCAGCGACGTAGAGCTTCCACCAGGGCCGGGTCCGGCGTGA
- the lspA gene encoding signal peptidase II: protein MMLAAVGVLLLDRATKLWVVRTLAPAESLALIPGILHLTHIRNPGAAFGLFPYQRTFLVAVSAVVMVGIFYYAWRIKSPWARFGLGLLLGGAMGNFIDRILVGAVVDFIDFRIWPVFNAADAAIVVGVILAAVYLLWGAEAGKGESTP from the coding sequence GTGATGCTGGCAGCCGTGGGCGTTCTGCTGCTGGACCGGGCAACCAAGCTGTGGGTGGTGCGCACCCTGGCGCCGGCCGAGTCCCTGGCGCTCATCCCGGGCATCCTGCACCTCACCCACATCCGCAACCCCGGTGCCGCCTTCGGCTTGTTTCCGTATCAAAGAACCTTCTTGGTCGCGGTCTCGGCCGTGGTCATGGTGGGGATTTTCTACTACGCCTGGCGGATCAAGTCGCCGTGGGCCCGATTCGGCCTGGGCCTCCTTCTGGGCGGCGCCATGGGGAACTTCATCGACCGCATCCTGGTGGGCGCCGTGGTGGATTTCATCGATTTCCGCATATGGCCCGTCTTCAATGCGGCCGACGCGGCCATCGTGGTCGGGGTGATCCTGGCGGCCGTCTATCTCCTGTGGGGAGCGGAGGCCGGCAAAGGCGAGTCGACCCCATGA
- the ileS gene encoding isoleucine--tRNA ligase, with translation MRAQLPVKEPLLQQRWERLDIYGSLRRLRAGKELFILHDGPPYANGEIHIGTALNKVIKDMVVRYASMRGYDSPFVPGWDTHGLPIERRALEELGIDRRKIPPSELRRQCEAYAQRFIGIMTEQFQRLGVIGDWENPYVTMNPAYEAEQIRVFGEMYRRGYIYKGLKTVYWCTECETAMAEAEIEYHQKRSPSIYVTFPVKDGGGRLPQGAGVLIWTTTPWTLPANLAIALHPEAEYRLMETDRGPLLMAADRWEAVSAACGLLGGRVLGSWKGAELEGIVCRHPLFDRDSLVVVGDHVTTDEGTGCVHTAPDHGHEDFAVGRRYGLKVLDPLDERGVFKEVAGPFAGMFYEDANEAIMEALTAAGALLARGEIEHQYAHCWRCKNPVIFRATEQWFASVEGFREETLAAIDTVRWIPPWSKARITSMVRDRADWCISRQRVWGVPIPAFYCSGCNEPMVEETLDSVVELFRREGSHAWFDKPASAIVPPGTKCPKCGGEEFRKETDTMDVWFDSGSSHAAVLAQRPGLRWPADLYIEGTDQHRGWFQSSLLTAVATRGQAPYKGVITHGFVVDGEGRKMSKSFGNVIDPFDIIEKYGADVLRLWVASMDYRVDIKVSPEFMERMAEVYRKIRNTIRFMLGNLNDFDPVQHHLPVTRRSELDRWLLARTAQLVDKVTAQYDQYQYHLVYHDVYNFCSGDLSSFYLDVVKDRLYAEAAGSPQRRAVQNTLHEVLHVLLRLLAPILVFTADEAWEYVPHEPDWPRSVHLTDWPQVPPQWRDDELLARWESLLALRDDVSRVVETARTSGVVKDFASSAVEVYLPQASGSITVEVEGIDLATLFRVASVAVASGPAPEGVEVAVGADTGAAILVGPTPWKRCERCWRYTGEVGERGTGPDLCDRCKEVLAS, from the coding sequence ATGCGGGCCCAGTTGCCGGTCAAGGAGCCGCTCCTGCAGCAGCGCTGGGAAAGGCTGGACATCTACGGCAGCCTCCGGCGCCTGCGGGCGGGTAAGGAGCTTTTCATCCTCCACGACGGGCCGCCCTACGCCAACGGCGAGATCCACATCGGCACGGCCCTGAACAAGGTAATCAAGGACATGGTGGTGCGCTACGCCTCCATGCGGGGCTACGACTCCCCCTTTGTGCCCGGGTGGGATACCCACGGCCTGCCCATCGAGCGCCGGGCCCTGGAGGAGTTGGGCATCGACCGCCGGAAGATACCCCCCTCCGAGCTGCGGCGGCAATGTGAGGCCTACGCCCAGCGCTTCATCGGCATCATGACCGAGCAGTTCCAGCGGCTGGGCGTCATCGGCGACTGGGAAAACCCCTACGTCACCATGAACCCCGCCTATGAAGCGGAGCAGATCCGCGTCTTCGGCGAGATGTACCGGCGGGGCTACATTTATAAAGGCCTGAAGACCGTCTACTGGTGCACCGAATGCGAAACGGCCATGGCCGAGGCGGAGATCGAGTACCACCAGAAGCGGTCGCCATCTATTTACGTAACCTTCCCCGTCAAGGACGGCGGGGGCCGCCTGCCCCAAGGGGCCGGCGTCCTCATCTGGACGACGACGCCGTGGACCCTGCCCGCCAACCTGGCCATCGCCCTCCATCCCGAGGCGGAGTACCGGCTCATGGAGACGGACCGGGGCCCCCTGCTCATGGCCGCCGACCGCTGGGAGGCGGTCAGCGCCGCCTGCGGCCTGCTGGGAGGCAGGGTGCTGGGCAGCTGGAAGGGCGCTGAACTGGAAGGCATCGTCTGCCGCCATCCCCTCTTCGACCGGGACTCCCTGGTGGTGGTGGGCGACCACGTGACCACCGACGAGGGGACGGGCTGCGTCCACACCGCCCCCGACCACGGCCATGAAGACTTCGCCGTGGGCCGGCGCTACGGCCTCAAGGTGCTGGATCCCCTGGACGAGCGGGGCGTCTTCAAGGAAGTGGCGGGCCCCTTCGCCGGCATGTTCTACGAAGATGCCAACGAAGCCATCATGGAAGCCTTGACCGCCGCCGGGGCCCTGCTGGCCCGGGGCGAGATCGAGCACCAGTACGCCCACTGCTGGCGCTGCAAGAACCCGGTCATCTTCCGGGCCACCGAGCAGTGGTTCGCCTCGGTGGAAGGCTTCCGGGAGGAGACCCTGGCCGCCATCGATACGGTGCGCTGGATTCCCCCGTGGAGCAAGGCCCGCATCACCAGCATGGTACGGGACCGGGCCGACTGGTGCATCAGCCGCCAGCGGGTCTGGGGCGTGCCCATCCCCGCCTTCTACTGCAGCGGCTGCAACGAGCCCATGGTGGAAGAAACCTTGGACAGCGTGGTGGAGTTGTTCCGGCGGGAAGGCTCCCACGCCTGGTTCGACAAGCCGGCATCGGCCATAGTGCCGCCGGGGACCAAGTGCCCCAAGTGCGGGGGCGAGGAGTTCCGCAAGGAGACCGATACCATGGACGTATGGTTCGACTCGGGCTCCAGCCACGCCGCCGTGCTGGCCCAGCGGCCGGGCCTGCGCTGGCCGGCGGACCTCTACATTGAGGGCACCGACCAGCACCGGGGCTGGTTCCAGTCCTCCCTCCTGACGGCGGTGGCCACCCGGGGCCAGGCGCCCTACAAGGGGGTCATCACCCACGGCTTCGTGGTGGATGGCGAAGGCCGCAAGATGTCCAAGTCTTTCGGCAACGTCATCGACCCCTTCGACATCATCGAAAAGTACGGCGCCGACGTCCTGCGCCTGTGGGTGGCCTCCATGGACTACCGGGTGGACATCAAGGTGTCCCCCGAGTTCATGGAGCGCATGGCCGAGGTTTACCGGAAGATCCGCAACACCATCCGCTTCATGCTGGGCAACCTGAACGACTTCGACCCCGTCCAGCACCACCTGCCCGTGACCCGGCGCTCGGAACTGGACCGGTGGCTCCTGGCCCGCACCGCCCAGCTGGTGGACAAGGTGACGGCCCAGTACGACCAGTACCAGTACCACCTGGTCTATCACGACGTATACAACTTCTGCAGCGGCGACTTGTCCAGCTTCTACCTGGACGTGGTCAAGGACCGGCTTTACGCCGAAGCCGCCGGCAGCCCCCAGCGGCGGGCGGTGCAGAACACCCTGCACGAGGTGCTCCACGTGCTGCTGCGGCTGCTGGCTCCCATCCTGGTGTTCACCGCCGACGAGGCGTGGGAGTACGTGCCCCACGAGCCCGACTGGCCCCGCAGCGTCCACCTGACCGACTGGCCTCAGGTGCCGCCCCAATGGCGGGACGACGAACTGCTGGCCCGTTGGGAGAGCCTGCTGGCCCTGCGGGACGACGTTTCCCGGGTGGTGGAGACGGCCCGCACTTCAGGCGTGGTCAAGGATTTCGCCAGTTCCGCGGTGGAGGTCTACCTGCCCCAGGCCTCGGGCAGTATCACCGTGGAGGTGGAGGGCATCGACCTGGCCACCTTGTTCCGGGTGGCGTCGGTGGCGGTGGCCTCCGGCCCCGCCCCTGAAGGGGTCGAGGTGGCGGTGGGCGCCGATACCGGGGCCGCCATCCTGGTGGGGCCCACCCCGTGGAAGCGGTGCGAAAGGTGTTGGCGCTACACCGGCGAAGTAGGGGAAAGGGGCACCGGGCCCGACCTGTGCGACCGGTGCAAGGAAGTGCTGGCATCGTAG
- a CDS encoding amino acid racemase, with the protein MRRTVGIIGGMGPEATADIFRKIIRATPACGDRDHLRILVDNNPAIPDRLAAIHGHGPDPTPVLTEMAVNLEKAGAELLAMPCNTAHYFYPAIRAAVGVPVLHIMEETATLLFNDLRGRRKVGLLATDGTIETGLYHRALERRRLEVVVPDEEHQALVMNCIYEPTGVKAGQYRRPRVWLRRVMAHLAARGAEVLVLGCTELPLLFNDGYPGPIKTFTLPQGGSIPVVDATEVLASAVVREALRDDRRAQV; encoded by the coding sequence ATGCGGCGGACCGTAGGCATCATAGGCGGCATGGGCCCGGAGGCCACAGCCGACATATTCCGGAAGATCATCCGGGCTACGCCGGCCTGCGGCGACCGGGACCACCTGCGCATTCTCGTGGACAACAATCCCGCCATCCCCGACCGCCTGGCGGCCATCCACGGCCACGGCCCCGACCCCACGCCCGTCCTGACGGAAATGGCCGTCAACTTGGAGAAGGCCGGCGCCGAACTGCTGGCCATGCCGTGCAATACGGCCCATTACTTTTACCCCGCCATCCGGGCGGCCGTCGGCGTGCCGGTCCTCCATATAATGGAGGAAACGGCGACCCTGCTGTTCAACGACCTGCGGGGACGCCGGAAGGTGGGCCTGCTGGCCACCGACGGCACCATCGAGACAGGCTTGTACCATCGAGCCCTGGAGCGGCGCCGCCTGGAAGTGGTGGTGCCCGATGAAGAGCACCAAGCCCTGGTCATGAACTGCATCTACGAACCTACCGGGGTCAAGGCGGGCCAGTACCGCCGCCCGCGGGTCTGGCTGCGGCGGGTGATGGCCCATCTGGCGGCCCGGGGCGCGGAGGTGCTGGTGCTGGGATGCACCGAGCTTCCCCTGCTGTTCAACGATGGATACCCGGGACCCATCAAGACCTTCACCCTGCCCCAAGGGGGCAGCATTCCTGTAGTGGACGCCACCGAAGTGCTGGCCTCCGCCGTCGTCCGGGAAGCCTTGCGGGACGACCGGCGGGCCCAGGTGTAG
- a CDS encoding NAD/NADP octopine/nopaline dehydrogenase family protein — MRRYTRFAVVGAGHGGQAMAGYLAHRGYHVNLFNKSAERIDPVAAAGGVHLTGVLTGFGPLGTVTTDPAEALRDVQVVMVVVPANAHGAVARQLAPHLTPEQVVILNPGRTGGALEFARELRLAGGPDCLVAEAQTFLFASRIAGPAQVTIFGIKRRVPLAALPGHLTRTVLDKISRALPQFTPAVSVLETSLNNIGAIFHPAPTLLNAARIEDPDSDFEYYRTGISPSVAKVLEAMDAERLAVARAYGVHGLSAKDWLYRAYGAKGDNLYEALQNNDAYKGILAPTRLDHRYIHEDVPTSLVPMVALGRLAGIPMPTMSSIVSLGSAVAGVDFWRTGRTLSKMGLKGWTPREVALWAWGGGSAGDPDDVGRVG, encoded by the coding sequence TTGCGTCGCTACACGCGCTTCGCCGTAGTGGGCGCCGGTCACGGCGGCCAGGCCATGGCCGGTTACCTGGCCCACCGCGGTTATCACGTAAACCTGTTCAACAAGTCTGCTGAACGAATTGATCCTGTCGCTGCCGCAGGCGGTGTCCATTTGACCGGCGTTTTGACCGGCTTTGGCCCCCTCGGTACCGTAACTACCGACCCCGCCGAAGCCCTGCGAGACGTTCAGGTCGTCATGGTAGTTGTTCCGGCCAACGCCCATGGGGCGGTGGCCCGGCAGTTGGCTCCCCATCTGACACCCGAGCAAGTTGTAATTTTGAATCCCGGACGCACGGGCGGTGCCTTGGAGTTTGCCCGCGAACTGCGGTTGGCCGGCGGCCCCGACTGCCTGGTGGCCGAAGCCCAAACCTTTTTGTTTGCCAGCCGTATTGCCGGCCCCGCCCAGGTAACCATCTTCGGGATCAAGCGGCGTGTGCCGTTGGCGGCGCTGCCCGGGCACTTGACCCGGACGGTGCTGGACAAGATTTCCCGGGCGCTGCCCCAGTTCACGCCGGCCGTAAGCGTTTTGGAAACTTCGCTCAATAACATCGGGGCCATTTTCCATCCGGCGCCCACGCTGCTGAACGCGGCCCGCATCGAGGACCCCGACAGCGACTTCGAGTACTACCGCACCGGCATCAGCCCCTCGGTGGCCAAGGTCTTGGAGGCTATGGACGCCGAGCGACTGGCCGTGGCCAGGGCCTACGGGGTGCACGGCCTCAGCGCCAAGGATTGGCTGTACCGGGCCTACGGCGCCAAGGGGGACAATTTGTACGAAGCCCTGCAGAACAACGATGCCTATAAGGGCATTCTGGCCCCCACCCGTTTGGACCATCGCTACATCCACGAAGACGTGCCCACCAGCCTGGTGCCCATGGTGGCCCTGGGCCGCCTGGCGGGCATTCCCATGCCCACCATGTCCTCCATCGTATCCCTGGGCAGCGCGGTGGCGGGCGTCGACTTCTGGCGCACCGGCCGCACCTTGTCCAAGATGGGGCTCAAGGGCTGGACCCCCCGGGAAGTGGCCCTGTGGGCCTGGGGCGGCGGCAGCGCCGGCGACCCCGACGATGTGGGCCGGGTCGGCTGA
- a CDS encoding NFACT family protein — MDGLFLHASLKELEPLVRGSRVDRISQPRPNTVLLTLYGRGGRCRIIVDVTPGTGALFRTGARWTNPPQPPVFTMVLRKHLLGLRLVDLGQAGLDRAAWFRFRGAREGRPVERVLQAEFFGPVPRLVLLDAGGTVIDALRRLDPEAHDRPAWPGMAYEPPPAAPGRWDPLTGDPEVLPPLLARALAEPMPPERAVTQTVAGVGPLLGRESVYRALALDPDGADPGSLTARRLAQGVLAWALPLRREGPVPTVLWPQAPDGPARPRLTAVDLEGHRRAGETVRVYDTCGEAADAVLAGPEAAMDDMRRSLQQAAAQARRKVQRLVTARRLDLSRGRRAEEWRRFADLLTANLWRWPGGRPVGHRVSVPDLESPEGPPVEIPLDPTLSPAKNAEVYYDRYRKARRTVDQASARLAEAEADLAYIDSFLLHLEQAETEAEVAALVQEWEAAAKAREGPKGKGRAKAPRRDQDPQAGEPRRFVSREGLPIYVGRNNKQNDWLVFQKAAPHDLWFHARGIPGAHVVVRLPHPGAEAGPDTIHDAAVLAAYYSQARNGANVPVDWVPVKRVKKIPGQKPGMVRYEGQRTLWVTPDPALVEALRR, encoded by the coding sequence GTGGACGGGCTTTTTCTCCATGCATCGCTGAAAGAACTGGAGCCCCTGGTGCGGGGCAGCCGGGTGGATCGCATTTCCCAGCCCCGGCCCAACACGGTGCTGCTCACCCTGTATGGGCGGGGCGGCCGGTGCCGGATCATTGTCGATGTAACCCCGGGCACCGGCGCCCTTTTCCGGACCGGTGCCCGCTGGACCAACCCCCCGCAGCCGCCGGTGTTCACCATGGTGCTGCGGAAGCACCTGCTGGGCCTGCGCCTGGTGGACCTGGGCCAGGCGGGCCTGGACCGGGCCGCCTGGTTCCGGTTCCGGGGAGCCCGGGAGGGACGGCCCGTGGAGCGGGTGCTGCAGGCAGAATTTTTTGGCCCCGTTCCCCGCCTGGTGCTGCTGGATGCCGGGGGCACAGTGATCGACGCCCTGCGCCGCCTGGATCCCGAGGCCCATGATCGCCCGGCCTGGCCGGGGATGGCCTATGAGCCGCCGCCGGCGGCCCCCGGGCGGTGGGATCCCTTGACCGGCGACCCGGAAGTCCTGCCCCCTTTGCTGGCCCGGGCCCTGGCGGAACCCATGCCGCCGGAGCGGGCCGTCACCCAGACGGTGGCGGGTGTGGGCCCCCTCTTGGGACGGGAGTCGGTTTACCGGGCCCTGGCCCTGGACCCTGATGGTGCCGATCCCGGCAGTTTGACGGCCCGCCGGCTGGCCCAAGGAGTGCTGGCCTGGGCCTTGCCCCTGCGCCGGGAAGGCCCGGTGCCCACTGTCCTCTGGCCCCAGGCGCCCGATGGGCCGGCCCGGCCCCGGCTGACGGCGGTGGATCTGGAGGGTCACCGCCGGGCGGGGGAGACGGTGCGGGTGTACGACACCTGCGGGGAGGCAGCCGACGCTGTGTTGGCCGGGCCCGAGGCGGCCATGGACGACATGCGCCGCTCCCTGCAGCAGGCGGCGGCCCAGGCCCGGCGCAAGGTGCAGCGGCTGGTGACGGCCCGGCGCCTGGATTTGTCCCGGGGACGGCGGGCCGAGGAATGGCGCCGCTTTGCCGACCTGCTGACGGCCAACTTGTGGCGCTGGCCCGGGGGCCGGCCCGTGGGCCACCGGGTTTCGGTGCCCGACTTGGAATCACCCGAAGGACCGCCCGTGGAAATTCCCTTGGACCCGACCCTCTCCCCGGCCAAGAATGCCGAGGTCTACTACGACCGCTACCGCAAGGCCCGGCGCACCGTGGATCAGGCGTCGGCCCGCCTGGCCGAGGCGGAGGCCGACCTGGCCTACATCGACAGTTTCCTTCTTCATCTGGAACAGGCGGAAACGGAGGCGGAGGTGGCGGCCTTGGTCCAGGAATGGGAGGCCGCCGCCAAAGCCAGGGAGGGGCCTAAAGGGAAGGGCCGGGCGAAAGCCCCCCGCCGGGACCAGGACCCCCAGGCCGGCGAGCCCCGCCGCTTCGTCTCCCGGGAAGGGCTGCCCATTTACGTAGGCCGCAACAACAAGCAGAACGACTGGCTGGTCTTCCAAAAGGCGGCGCCCCATGATCTGTGGTTCCATGCCCGGGGCATCCCCGGCGCCCATGTGGTGGTGCGCCTGCCCCACCCCGGTGCCGAGGCAGGCCCCGACACCATCCACGATGCTGCCGTCCTGGCCGCCTATTACAGCCAGGCCCGGAACGGCGCCAACGTGCCCGTGGACTGGGTTCCCGTGAAGCGGGTCAAGAAGATACCCGGCCAGAAGCCGGGCATGGTGCGCTACGAGGGCCAGCGCACCCTTTGGGTCACGCCGGACCCGGCCCTGGTGGAAGCTCTACGTCGCTGA